The Vicia villosa cultivar HV-30 ecotype Madison, WI linkage group LG1, Vvil1.0, whole genome shotgun sequence genome includes a region encoding these proteins:
- the LOC131648418 gene encoding uncharacterized protein LOC131648418, with the protein MPTNVIVCLLFSHLVVAATAPNFVAQINSIPMLNGMNFKSWKEFVEIVLGCMDLDLSLREERPIATDENQNEAKIEKWDRSNRMCLMMIKISIPEVIRGSITESESAKKFLETIEHFFAKNDKVETSTTLSKLISMSYRGKGNIREYIMEMSHLASKLKALKLELPEDLIVHLVLISLPAHFGQFKVSYNTQKDKWSLNELISHCVHEEDRLKKDKIESAHHLATSSQFKRKRTAWNTSQNKKAKEQPKESTCFFC; encoded by the coding sequence ATGCCTACTAATGTTATTGTATGTTTATTGTTCTCTCATTTAGTTGTTGCTGCTACCGCTCCCAACTTTGTTGCTCAAATTAACTCCATCCCTATGCTGAATGGGATGAACTTCAAGTCTTGGAAAGAATTCGTTGAGATTGTTCTTGGATGCATGGACTTGGATTTATCCTTGAGGGAAGAACGCCCGATCGCCACTGATGAGAatcaaaatgaagcaaaaattgaAAAGTGGGACCGATCCAACCGAATGTGCCTCATGATGATCAAAATATCCATACCTGAAGTTATTAGGGGCTCAATTACTGAAAGTGAGAGCGCTAAGAAGTTCCTTGAAACCATCGAACATTTTTTTGCTAAAAATGACAAGGTTGAGACAAGCACTACTTTGTCGAAACTGATTTCAATGAGTTACAGAGGTAAAGGGAACATACGAGAGTATATCATGGAAATGTCTCATCTTGCTTCAAAACTTAAGGCATTGAAGTTAGAACTTCCTGAGGACTTAATTGTGCACTTAGTTTTGATATCTCTTCCTGCACACTTTGGGCAATTCAAAGTGAGCTACAACACTCAGAAGGACAAATGGTCCCTTAATGAGCTGATATCTCATTGTGTACATGAGGAAGATAGGCTGAAGAAAGATAAGATTGAAAGTGCTCATCATTTGGCTACTAGCTCTCAATTCAAAAGGAAAAGAACTGCATGGAATACTTCTCAAAACAAGAAGGCAAAGGAACAACCTAAGGAGTCCACTTGCTTCTTTTGCTAG